TACGGAAAGTATTGCAGCAAACATTGTCGTATTCATGTTAAAAATATGTCCGATTTGGATTATTAAACCAATCTAAGAATTCGATCATTGGTTTGTCTTTTTCAGATCGATTCGTTTACCAAATCTCACATTTTGTTAAATCTCATTAATCACGATTCTATTAAGAAATAACACGCTGAAGTGCCTGTGGAAGACGAGATCAGGCTCCAAATCGCAAAAAAGCCTACAGATACGCAGCTAAAGATGCTTGAGGACTGCTTCCGGGAGATGCCAATAGAGGAGATCCTGCTTGGGCTAAAGTTTGCAAAAAACCGGTGGTCCGCAAAGGATGCCGGAGTGCTCAAAGTTGGCAGAAAAAGCATAATCCAAAAGGAAATCCACTCAGTCACAAACGAGCAGGCCCAGTGGAGGCTGAAAAACTGGAAGATGATGATCTCTAATTACCGGCGCAGGGGATACAGTTATCCTACAATCTCGCGAATAAAGAAGATCCTAATTGAAAAAAGCAAAAAGAAGTCTAAATGATGCTCTCTCTTTTCTGCATCTGAGCGCTTGGAATTCCAGTTGGAGGCTCTGGTATGCTAGCCCTTGTCTGGCCTTCGATTACTGACTGCGCCTCTTCCAGGATTGCAAGTGTATCTGAGCTTGTGCTGTATGATGTGATAGTTGACTCTGATGCGTTCATCGACGAGCCTGTCAACACGTCGCCTAGAATCTGTGAGAGGTTTTGCATCGAGTTTGTCGCCTCTGGCATTATTCCTGAGAGTGACGCGCCCAATCCCTTGATTACGGACATGCATGGGCTGAGCGTGACTACGATGTCTCCTAGTTCTGATACAGTGTTTAGTCTGAGCTGAATCTGTTCTAATGCTAATTTTGCACCGTTTACCATGTTGTGCATCTTTCTAATCTCTAAAAGTTCGGTTGCATACGCCTTTGCGTGAAGGTTGTTGTTTGATTTTTGGGCCGCGACAATCTTGCTAAAAATATAGTCGTTTTTCTGCTTGATTTTTGCTGCAATCGAGTCCAGCTTGACTATTTGGAGCTGCAGGTTCTTCTGCGCCACGTCGATTCTGTTTTTGAGGGGTATGTCGGGCTTTACTCTGTCGATTATCTTCTGTGACAGGTTTTCTGATCTTCCAAAATCATTCCATTTGTCGCTTATTGACCCCATGATTGGTATTACGTTGTAAAAATAGGTTTTAAAGAACCTTGTAACCGTCACCACTGTCACCACGGTTACAGGATGTACCAGTTACATCCTATCCGAACGTGAACGTGTATATCTCAAATCCCGGTCCGTCGACGTCAATCTCAAGTACGTGGCTTGCCGCCTCCTTTGTCCTGACGATGTTGTAGAGCGTGGACTCGGATGTTGCCACTTTGCCACCTGTGACGTCGGTGCCGGAAATCTCAGAAGCGATTGGAGCTCCGTCGACAAATATTGCAAGCTCTGATCTTCCTGCGGCAACTATGTTTACCTCCTTTCCAAAGTACGGAAGAATTATCTTTCCTGATTCTGATGTGAGGATCATCCTGTCTGAGAGATTCTTCCACGTGCCGTCAAGGTAAAAGTTGTCCTCGTGTAGCTTGTCCGGTATTGAATATTGTACGTCCTGGTTTGGACGGAATCCCTCGGGGTTTCCAAGCTGACTGCGCCCTCGCGCAAACTCGTATCCAAAGTAAATCTCCGGCGTCTTTGCACCGTGTTCAAACTCTTCGATATCCACTAGTGGCTGCATAACTGCAACATCCATCCCGAGGTCGGCTGCCCGCTCTTGCAACAGCTCCTGGATTATTTTCTCAGTCTCATCGTATGCGCCCTCTCCGATGTGATCATACCTGATGTATCCTTCATGATCTGCGATGTACTTTCTTGGCCAGTAATGATTCTCAAACGAGTCCCAGATCATCTTGTCGTTGTCAAGTACAACTGGATATTTGATTCCAAATTTCTCAACTGCCATCTCTACATTGTTGATGTCTTTTTCAAACTCAAATTCCGGTGAGTGGATGCCTACTATGACAAGACCCTTGTCTGAGTACCTGTCGTCCCATGCAGTAAGATACGGGATGGTCCTCTGGCAGTTGATGCAGCTGTACGTCCAGATGTCGTACAGGACGACCTTTCCCTTTAACTGCTCGTTGATGTTGTTATCTGCGTTGATGTATCCTGTTATTCCGCGCAGCTCTGGGGCCTTTTTGAATCCCGACTTGTCAGCGTGTGATGTGCCCTGGCCGGATTGCGCCTCAAGCGAAGTAAAGTATGCACTAAGGACGCCTATGGCGGCAACTACTATTGCCACCATGATTATTGCAGTCTTTATCTCGCCTTTCATGTCGTCACCCAAGCAGCGCGTTATTCAAAAGCGGAAAGCTTGCAATTGCCGCAAGTTGGTTTGTCAGAACCAAGACGCCCAGTAGTATTATGAACGCCCCCATTATTGGCGAAAAATACCTCATGTACTTGCCTAGGCCCCTGATGACTCGCGTCATCCTTGAGAAAAACACACCCATTACGATAAATGGAATTCCAAGTCCTAGCGAATACGCAAGCAGCAACGTAAATGCCTGTCCTGGCGTTGTTGCCGCAAGTGTCAATATGCTTCCAAGAATGGGGCCAATGCATGGAGTCCACGCCGTGGCAAATGCAAGCCCGAACACAAACGAAAGTGGATAGCTTGCCTTTCCGCCCTTTGGGAAGAATTTTTTCTCAACATTCAATCTGTTTATCTTTGTAGCAAGTATCATGAACGCACCAAACCCGATTATTATGATTCCTCCAATTTGGTTGAATCCTGACATCAGGCCGGACGTACTGCTGGAAAGCACACTGTTTATCACAACACCGAACACCGAGAACACAAGAGAAAATCCGAGAACAAAGAATACTGTATTCATAATTATGTTTACTCTGCTTGACAGTATGTTGACCGTGCCGCCTTTTTGCAGATCCGTCAGCGTGGTGCCAGATATGTATGCAAGAAACGCAGGTATCACCGGCAATATGCAGGGTGCAAGAAACGAGCCAACTCCGGCAAGTGCTGCCACTACAATCGTAATTTCCGACATCGCTGATTAGGCTTTTTTATGATTTTAAAGGATTGTTCCAAATCTTGCCCAATTTGGCTTGCATGCTTTTTATCTAGCTGAAAAAACAATCTCACATGAACAAACGATTCATCGTAGTTGGCATCGTACTTGGAATCATAGTAATAGCTGCAGTATATCTTGGCTCTCCAATGTTTCTTGGCATGGACATGCGAAGATAACTAGAGAATATCGAACTTTTTTCCAGCCTTCTCAAACGTGTACAGCGCGTCGTCGATGTGGGAGTCTGAGAGCCACGCAGTGACTGAGACCCTCAGCCGCGCGCTGTTTTTTGCCACGGTTGGATACCTGATTGGCTGAGCAAAGACCCCGTTGTCATACACATACTTGCCAAACTCTAGTGCCTTTTTCTCGCTTCCTATTATTATCGGGATGATGTGTGTTGTGGATTTTATGTCGTAGCCGATTTTCTTCAGGCCGGACGAGAGTCGTGCCACGTTTGATGCGAGCTTTTTCTGCCTTGCCGACCTGTTTTGGTGAAACCGCTGAAGCGACATCTCGACCAAAAACGACGGCAGCGCGGACGTGTAGATGAAGGATCTTGCCTTGTTGATGCACAGGTCGACTATGGACTCCTCCGACGCAACATACCCTCCAAACGAGCCGAGTCCCTTGCTCAGGCTGCTTATGTATGCGTCAATTTTTTTTCCAACTCCTTGCAGGTGTGCTGAGCCCCTGCCGTCAGTTCCAACTGTAAAGTCGCCGTGTGCGTCGTCCAAGATGAGTATGGCACCGCTTTTTTCCGTCTGCTCGGTGATCTGTTTTAGGTCAGCAAAGTCGCCGTCCATGCTGAATATGCCTTCGGTTATGACGAACTTTCTTTTCGCCTTGTTTGCCTTGATCTTTTTTTCCAGATCGTCGACGTCGTTGTGCTTGTATATTGCAATCCTTGCGCCAGACAGCCTGCACGCCTCTATGATGCTTGCGTGGTTCAGCTCATCGCTCAGTACGACGTCGTTTTTTCCAACCATTGCAGATATTGCGCCAAGGTTTGCCATGTATCCGGTGGGGAAGACAAGCGACCTTTGCTGTGACTTGTGACGCGCCAGCGTTTTTTCGAGCGTGTCAAACGAGACGTCGTTTCCAGAGACAAGCCTTGAGCTTGACTGCATCTGAGATGTGACATTTTTTTTTACAGAAAGCCCCAGATAGTCGTTTGAGCAGAAATTGATCATTCTCTTGGTGCCGACCGTGATGTACGGCCCGCTTACCTTGCTGTTTCTTAGCTGCCTGTAGATGTTGTCTTTTTTGGCACCTTGGAGTACCAGGTGTGCAAACCTAAGCTTTTGCTTCAAGGTTGATTTTCTTTATCATTTCTAGGTCTTGGCTCATCTGGTTTCCACCCATGGTCAGGTATCCTGAACTGATTATTCCATTTGCCCCGCTGAGTAGTAGTTCCTGACCAGAGTCCTGCAGGTGCACCTCGCGGCCGCCTGAAATCTTGATGATTGATTTTGGTAGGACGAATCTAGTAACTGCAAATGTGCGCAAAATCTCCTCAAATGGGAGCGGTACCTGCAGCTCAAGAGGAGTTCCCGGCATTGGAACTAGTATGTTGATTGTCACCTCTTCTGGCGCAAGCATTGCCAAGTCCAAAATCAACTCCAGCCTCTGCTGTCGCGACTCGCCAAGCCCTATGATTCCACCGGTGCATAACTCAAGCCCTGCATTTCTTGCGATGTGGAGCGTGTCCACTCTGTCCTGGTATGTATGTGTAGTGCATATCTCTGAAAACTTTGATCTTGACGTCTCCAAATTGTGATTATATCTGCGCACCTTGAGCGATTTTAGGCGTCTTGCCTGCTCTTCC
Above is a window of Candidatus Nitrosotenuis cloacae DNA encoding:
- a CDS encoding Snf7 family protein; protein product: MGSISDKWNDFGRSENLSQKIIDRVKPDIPLKNRIDVAQKNLQLQIVKLDSIAAKIKQKNDYIFSKIVAAQKSNNNLHAKAYATELLEIRKMHNMVNGAKLALEQIQLRLNTVSELGDIVVTLSPCMSVIKGLGASLSGIMPEATNSMQNLSQILGDVLTGSSMNASESTITSYSTSSDTLAILEEAQSVIEGQTRASIPEPPTGIPSAQMQKRESII
- a CDS encoding redoxin family protein, with product MKGEIKTAIIMVAIVVAAIGVLSAYFTSLEAQSGQGTSHADKSGFKKAPELRGITGYINADNNINEQLKGKVVLYDIWTYSCINCQRTIPYLTAWDDRYSDKGLVIVGIHSPEFEFEKDINNVEMAVEKFGIKYPVVLDNDKMIWDSFENHYWPRKYIADHEGYIRYDHIGEGAYDETEKIIQELLQERAADLGMDVAVMQPLVDIEEFEHGAKTPEIYFGYEFARGRSQLGNPEGFRPNQDVQYSIPDKLHEDNFYLDGTWKNLSDRMILTSESGKIILPYFGKEVNIVAAGRSELAIFVDGAPIASEISGTDVTGGKVATSESTLYNIVRTKEAASHVLEIDVDGPGFEIYTFTFG
- a CDS encoding cytochrome c biogenesis CcdA family protein, with translation MSEITIVVAALAGVGSFLAPCILPVIPAFLAYISGTTLTDLQKGGTVNILSSRVNIIMNTVFFVLGFSLVFSVFGVVINSVLSSSTSGLMSGFNQIGGIIIIGFGAFMILATKINRLNVEKKFFPKGGKASYPLSFVFGLAFATAWTPCIGPILGSILTLAATTPGQAFTLLLAYSLGLGIPFIVMGVFFSRMTRVIRGLGKYMRYFSPIMGAFIILLGVLVLTNQLAAIASFPLLNNALLG
- a CDS encoding aminotransferase class I/II-fold pyridoxal phosphate-dependent enzyme, which codes for MKQKLRFAHLVLQGAKKDNIYRQLRNSKVSGPYITVGTKRMINFCSNDYLGLSVKKNVTSQMQSSSRLVSGNDVSFDTLEKTLARHKSQQRSLVFPTGYMANLGAISAMVGKNDVVLSDELNHASIIEACRLSGARIAIYKHNDVDDLEKKIKANKAKRKFVITEGIFSMDGDFADLKQITEQTEKSGAILILDDAHGDFTVGTDGRGSAHLQGVGKKIDAYISSLSKGLGSFGGYVASEESIVDLCINKARSFIYTSALPSFLVEMSLQRFHQNRSARQKKLASNVARLSSGLKKIGYDIKSTTHIIPIIIGSEKKALEFGKYVYDNGVFAQPIRYPTVAKNSARLRVSVTAWLSDSHIDDALYTFEKAGKKFDIL
- the bioB gene encoding biotin synthase BioB, with product MDTQFILGCQDKVLSGQTLTEGEISTLINSSDLRTLSDAANKITRAFQGNKVDVEQLANIKKNYCSEDCSFCGQSAFFNTGIDSYQLLPAEEIVKMAKKAKDEGAESYCLVAAWRQPSDGDFEKVCDIISQINDRVGISVECSLGFLTEEQARRLKSLKVRRYNHNLETSRSKFSEICTTHTYQDRVDTLHIARNAGLELCTGGIIGLGESRQQRLELILDLAMLAPEEVTINILVPMPGTPLELQVPLPFEEILRTFAVTRFVLPKSIIKISGGREVHLQDSGQELLLSGANGIISSGYLTMGGNQMSQDLEMIKKINLEAKA